The DNA sequence TCATCGACGTGGACCTGCCCGGAAAGGACGGCCTGACCGCTGCCGCGGAGATCCACGAGAAGGTGCCGGACACCCGCACGCTCATCCTGACCAACCTGGGCCACCCCGGTACCGTGCGCCGGGCGCTGGCCGCCAAAGTCGGAGGATTCCTGGTCAAGGACGCCCCGTCCAAGGAGCTGGCCGAGGCGGTACGCGGTGTGCACGCCGGCCGCCGGGTGGTCGACGGCCAGCTCGCGATGGCCGCCTTCGAAAGCGTGGAGTGTCCGCTTACCCCGCGCGAGGTGGAGGTACTGCGGCTGGCGGCCGACGGCCTGGACGTCACGGACATCGCCGACCTCCTGTTCCTGACCGCCGGAACCGTACGCAACTACCTCACGTCCGTCACCACCAAGACCAACGCCCGCAACCGGGTGGACGCCATCCGGATCGCACGCGAGCACGAGTGGATCTGAGGGGTCGGCAGCTCCTCGTGCGCTAGCCGTCCACGCCCTCCCTCGTCCGTCCCGCGCC is a window from the Streptomonospora litoralis genome containing:
- a CDS encoding response regulator transcription factor, producing MIRVVLAEDMHMVRGALVSLLQLEDDIEVVAELVSGDEILSAAQEHGPDVAIIDVDLPGKDGLTAAAEIHEKVPDTRTLILTNLGHPGTVRRALAAKVGGFLVKDAPSKELAEAVRGVHAGRRVVDGQLAMAAFESVECPLTPREVEVLRLAADGLDVTDIADLLFLTAGTVRNYLTSVTTKTNARNRVDAIRIAREHEWI